The Nocardia sp. NBC_01503 sequence TTCCGGTTTCGAGAATGGTCAAGGTTCCTCCGTCGGACGGGGCACATACCGCGAGCATTCGGCGGGCAGTCGCACACCCGCCGTACGCAATTGCGCGACCCGGGTGAGGTAGGCCGCCCCGGTCATCAACTGGTCCGCGATATCGGCCACCCGCCGATTGCCGGGCGCGGCCAGGTGGCTGCCTGTCACCCAGCTGTTGAAGCCGCCCATGGCCGGGCCGCACCAGATCTGGTAGTCGGCCAGGCGATCGGCCTCACCGCGAATACTCCAGCCGGAGGACAGGCCCAGGTACCAGCGGAACACCAGCGCCATAACGGCTTTCGGGTTGCCTTCGGCCGAAACCAGCTGGGCCGGATCACGTTCGGTGAAGTAGGTGACGCAGTCCTGCCAGATATCGGCGAGCGGACGGCGGAACAGCTTGTCCTCCAGATCCTTCCGGATCTCGGCGGGCAGGGCGTCGATACCGTCGTACGCCCGGTAGAGGTCGTACAGCCGCTGTGCGCGCGAGGCGAACATGGTGCCCCGGCGCAGTACCTGCACCTGCACACCGAGTTCGAACATATCCGAGGATGGGGCCATGGTGCAGTCGGCGAATTGCGCGGTGGCGAGCAGCTTCTTGGTCGCCTCGGATTGATTGGCCTCCACCGCGGACTGATTCACCGAACCGGTCACGATATAGGCCGCACCCAGGGCGAAGGCGGCGGCCGCAGCGTCGGGGGTGCCGATTCCGCCCGCGGCACCGATGCGCACCGCCGCCGCACCTGGAACGGTCCGTGCGATCCGATCCCGGGCGGCCACCAGTTCGGGTAGCAGCACCACCAGTGGTCGGCGGTCGGTGTGCCCACCCGAATCCGCTTCGGCCGTAATGTCATCGGCCATCGGAAGCTGTTCGGCGAGCCGGGCCTGCTCGGCGGTGATCGCGCC is a genomic window containing:
- a CDS encoding PfaD family polyunsaturated fatty acid/polyketide biosynthesis protein; its protein translation is MTTFGTPGLAQTAADITGLLLRLDRPCWILRDENGRVAATTDDWAAGARGQVLAAVPPLSPERLGDKAFRTAHGVRAAYAAGAMANGIASPDLVVAMAEAGYLASYGAAGVPPAAVDAALAQLSAKLAGKPFACNLIHSPSELALERAIVDACLRHEVRCVEASAFMDLTPEVVRYRVSGLAVNRQGVLEVWNRLIAKVSRVEVAELFLRPAPERLLRQLVETGAITAEQARLAEQLPMADDITAEADSGGHTDRRPLVVLLPELVAARDRIARTVPGAAAVRIGAAGGIGTPDAAAAAFALGAAYIVTGSVNQSAVEANQSEATKKLLATAQFADCTMAPSSDMFELGVQVQVLRRGTMFASRAQRLYDLYRAYDGIDALPAEIRKDLEDKLFRRPLADIWQDCVTYFTERDPAQLVSAEGNPKAVMALVFRWYLGLSSGWSIRGEADRLADYQIWCGPAMGGFNSWVTGSHLAAPGNRRVADIADQLMTGAAYLTRVAQLRTAGVRLPAECSRYVPRPTEEP